GTCGAACAGTTCAGGCAAGCTCCCCTTGCGCACAAGAGAGGGGATCGCTTGTTCGATTTTGCGGCGGGTGGCGCGGCTGTGATAGGTTGCGATCGCCGCGCCAAGCTGCCCGCCGATCCAACTGGACAGTCCAAACAGGGTTGGTATTTTCAGACGCCACTGAACCAGCGCAAGAAGGCTGAGCATACCGATCGTCGCCGTTTCCTCCTTGGGGTCGGACAAGGCCTTCAGGTGGGGAGATATGTCGTGCTTGAAACGCGCCGCGATGAACGCGGCGATGTGGCGGTCGATGGGCTTCGTCTGGGTTTCCGTATTATTGGCGACGTCGTCGAGGGCGGGCAGAAGACCTTCGATCTCGGTAACATAGGCGGTTTTAATCAATGGACTTTGACAGGGCAATCCGGGCAGAAGTTCGTACAGGCAACGCTCGATCCCAAAGCCCATTTCGTTGATTTTGATCAGCGACATCAGCGATTGGAACGATTTATTCATACCCAGGGTTTCCGAGGGGAAGTGGGTCTGCGATGCGAACCAGAACGCGGCGATGTTGTGGTGTAGGACTTCGCTGGCCGCCTGAATGTTTTCCTCAAAAAGCACGGAAACGCCCAAAACATAACCAAACCCTTCCGGAAGGAAAGACAGTCCCTTATACAAAAGGGGTGCGTTAGGATCGATCATGGCGCAAACTTTACAGACGAAATAATCGTCGCTCCCCTCGAAGCGTCCGTCGTTGACTTTCGCGTGGGCGATGGCGGCGGTTACGGCGTCGGCGCGATCGCCCATGTCCAGACTTTGGCGCAGCCAGACTTCCAGTTTTCCGTCTTTGATCAGTTGGGCGGCTTCGGAGACGTGCCTGCCCATGGAGAAGGCCAGGGTACGTGTCGTTTTATGGTCCTTTCCCATAAAATTGATGCGTGTTTTCGGTTTGGGGACGGGGCGGCGCTGTATCGGTGTTTTCTTTTGTCCGTTGAGCCATAGTTCGATCGCATTTAAATCCCAACGTTCATCGGGATCGTCGCTCAACATGCCGCGCAAAGGCTCCAAGATCGTCATGGGGATGCGTTCACGACCGCATAGGGCGGCGTAGCTGCCGTTCTCGCATTTCGATGTGATCATTTCCTCGTCGGTCATCTTGCCCATGGGGTTGCGTCCGACAAGTAGGAACACCAGCAAAACACCAAGCGTATAAATATCGATGCCAAGGTTTCCGGAACCGCGTCCGGAAGGCATCGCCATGGCTCTGGTGACGGGTTCGTAAACGGCGGGTTGGTGATAACCCGGCGGCGCCGAAACGAAGTCGCCCAACACCAGTTGATGCCGCTCTTTATCGAGGAAATAGAGGTTTTCGAGGCGGATATTGCGGTGTGTGACCCCTAATTCCGCAAGGTCGTTCAGGCTCGCGAGCAGCGGCGCGATGATCTTGCGAGGGATTTCATACTCGTTGATCTTAATTTTTCTTTTCGAACTGGCGTCGAGAAAA
This genomic window from Varunaivibrio sulfuroxidans contains:
- a CDS encoding protein kinase domain-containing protein, with the protein product MAIAPQKQAPPSSGAPTLEVSSASEETQGTLSGAPTAEDLAQALAGVWESDAPDTSQGSKAETAANQTAEAPRATGLAPCALKDRYNLFPGMALHDFDTPSAKAYHAEDNRNPERNLYVLICNPALPIRQRELKAVTGSALRGLITVIDHGPVEWPLFEQRAMAIVYERPMGGRFLDASSKRKIKINEYEIPRKIIAPLLASLNDLAELGVTHRNIRLENLYFLDKERHQLVLGDFVSAPPGYHQPAVYEPVTRAMAMPSGRGSGNLGIDIYTLGVLLVFLLVGRNPMGKMTDEEMITSKCENGSYAALCGRERIPMTILEPLRGMLSDDPDERWDLNAIELWLNGQKKTPIQRRPVPKPKTRINFMGKDHKTTRTLAFSMGRHVSEAAQLIKDGKLEVWLRQSLDMGDRADAVTAAIAHAKVNDGRFEGSDDYFVCKVCAMIDPNAPLLYKGLSFLPEGFGYVLGVSVLFEENIQAASEVLHHNIAAFWFASQTHFPSETLGMNKSFQSLMSLIKINEMGFGIERCLYELLPGLPCQSPLIKTAYVTEIEGLLPALDDVANNTETQTKPIDRHIAAFIAARFKHDISPHLKALSDPKEETATIGMLSLLALVQWRLKIPTLFGLSSWIGGQLGAAIATYHSRATRRKIEQAIPSLVRKGSLPELFDLIDNIDKRRSDIEGFEEAKSAFFAAEKEILSLIGDDENGTQKAQQSGEHFTAMFAIIVCLIASSIILMVKMM